The following proteins are co-located in the Stieleria sp. JC731 genome:
- a CDS encoding RadC family protein: protein MANRYSHAYRVALVREGKISNRTAITSTQTARQFVGEYFAERDDAREVFVVFMLDTKHKVIGATVVTTGTLDASLVHPREVFQPAILANSSAILIAHNHPSGDPKPSREDLQVTDRITDAGNLLGITVLDHIVVGDVFREDWSIYSDVVSIREDR from the coding sequence ATGGCAAACCGATATTCTCACGCATACCGTGTCGCGCTAGTCCGCGAAGGCAAGATATCCAATCGAACGGCGATCACATCAACACAAACCGCGAGACAATTTGTCGGTGAATACTTCGCGGAACGGGATGATGCGCGCGAGGTGTTCGTTGTATTTATGCTCGACACAAAGCACAAAGTAATTGGCGCTACAGTCGTGACAACCGGAACGCTCGATGCATCGCTAGTTCATCCTCGCGAAGTATTCCAGCCCGCAATTCTCGCTAATAGCTCGGCTATCCTGATAGCCCACAATCACCCGTCAGGCGACCCCAAGCCTAGCAGGGAAGATCTGCAGGTAACCGACCGGATAACCGATGCCGGTAACCTCCTTGGGATCACCGTACTCGATCACATCGTTGTCGGTGACGTATTCCGCGAGGACTGGTCAATCTATTCAGACGTTGTATCCATTCGCGAGGACCGCTAG